A portion of the Pedobacter cryoconitis genome contains these proteins:
- a CDS encoding UxaA family hydrolase, producing MSTKILKVHPDDNVIVALTALRAGETVQYQDNYYLLTADIPAKHKFYTTDMQTGDKVIMYGTLVGKIQFPVKAGWLMTTDNLKHAAAPYHFKPYHYQWQAPDISKFEGLTFNGYHRKDGNVGTANYWLFIPTVFCENRNLDVIKEALHNELGYAVTEKYKSYTHQLVEAYQNGADTATMAAIPIALEPEVLKTKRLFKNIDGIKFLNHQGGCGGIRQDAAILSKLLAAYADHPNVAGVTLLSLGCQNLQVQDFLDDLKERNPSFDKKLYIFEQQQSQSEAQLITTAIRQTFEGLIEANQIERQPAPLSKLCIGVKCGGSDGFSGISANPAVGYCADLLVALGAKVLLAEFPELCGAEQDIIDRTKDEAAARKFMKLMSAYSQAAEHAGSGFHMNPSPGNIKDGLITDAIKSNGAAKKGGTSPIEDVLDYTEPALKAGLNLVCTPGNDVEATTGKAASGATLILFTTGLGTPTGNPVCPVIKISTNNALTAKMNDIIDINAGSIIAGEKTIEQMGEDILNYCIRAASGEVTPKSVLLNQDDFIPWKRGISL from the coding sequence ATGAGCACTAAAATTTTAAAAGTTCATCCCGATGACAATGTGATTGTCGCATTAACAGCGCTTAGAGCAGGAGAGACTGTTCAGTATCAGGATAATTATTATTTGCTTACCGCAGACATTCCAGCTAAACATAAGTTTTATACTACTGATATGCAGACCGGTGACAAAGTAATCATGTATGGAACCTTAGTAGGAAAAATACAATTTCCTGTGAAGGCCGGATGGTTAATGACTACGGATAACCTGAAACATGCAGCCGCTCCATACCATTTCAAACCCTATCATTATCAATGGCAAGCTCCGGATATCAGTAAATTCGAAGGTCTTACATTTAATGGTTATCACCGCAAAGACGGAAACGTGGGTACAGCAAACTATTGGCTGTTTATACCAACTGTATTTTGTGAAAACAGGAATCTGGATGTAATCAAAGAAGCATTACACAATGAACTGGGGTATGCCGTCACAGAAAAATATAAATCTTACACACACCAACTCGTTGAAGCCTATCAAAACGGGGCAGATACGGCAACAATGGCGGCTATTCCAATTGCACTGGAACCTGAGGTCCTAAAAACCAAAAGACTGTTTAAAAATATTGACGGAATTAAGTTTTTAAATCATCAGGGAGGGTGTGGAGGTATCCGTCAGGATGCCGCTATATTAAGCAAGCTATTGGCTGCTTATGCAGATCATCCCAATGTTGCAGGTGTTACCTTATTGAGTCTGGGCTGTCAAAACTTGCAGGTTCAGGATTTTTTAGATGATTTAAAAGAACGTAATCCTTCTTTTGATAAAAAGCTCTATATTTTTGAACAACAGCAATCTCAAAGTGAAGCGCAGTTGATTACCACAGCAATCCGTCAAACCTTTGAAGGCTTAATCGAAGCAAATCAAATAGAACGCCAGCCAGCCCCTTTAAGTAAATTATGTATTGGGGTGAAATGTGGTGGAAGTGATGGTTTTAGTGGCATTTCAGCAAATCCAGCCGTTGGTTATTGCGCTGATTTATTGGTTGCACTTGGTGCTAAAGTCTTATTGGCAGAGTTTCCTGAACTCTGTGGTGCAGAGCAGGATATCATAGACAGGACGAAAGATGAAGCTGCAGCCAGGAAATTCATGAAGCTGATGTCTGCTTATAGTCAGGCAGCCGAGCATGCAGGTTCTGGTTTTCATATGAACCCATCACCAGGTAATATTAAAGATGGGCTGATTACTGACGCTATCAAGAGTAATGGTGCTGCAAAAAAAGGAGGGACATCACCTATAGAGGACGTATTGGACTATACAGAGCCTGCCCTGAAAGCTGGTCTGAATTTAGTTTGTACACCAGGTAATGATGTGGAAGCAACTACAGGTAAAGCAGCAAGCGGAGCGACACTGATTCTATTTACTACAGGTTTAGGCACACCAACAGGAAACCCCGTTTGTCCCGTTATCAAAATATCCACTAACAATGCATTAACAGCTAAAATGAACGATATCATTGATATTAATGCAGGATCAATCATTGCTGGTGAAAAAACTATTGAACAAATGGGCGAGGATATTTTAAACTATTGCATTCGTGCTGCCAGTGGAGAAGTGACCCCTAAATCTGTTTTATTAAATCAGGATGACTTTATCCCCTGGAAAAGAGGGATCTCTTTATAA
- a CDS encoding pectinesterase family protein, with the protein MKGKFALLILVCLSLPFFTKAQDKPITVAKDGTGDYLTVQEAINAVPDFRKVPTTILIRNGIYQEKLNLSPSKKLVKLVGEDVSKTILTYNDYAAKKNRFGEEMGTSGSSSFYICGDGFTAYNITFQNTSGPVGQAVALWISGDQTTFFNCRIKGFQDTLYTFGAGNRQYFKNCYIEGTVDFIFGAATALFEDCTIFCKQGAHYITASSAPDTITYGYVFLNCRITGDALERTVYLGRPWRPYSKTVYINCTLPKLIKSEGWDNWRKASNEKTAYYAEYKNTGEGFNPEKRVAWSHQLSDDEVKNYTTALIFKGWNPKTTLAETGKYINYEH; encoded by the coding sequence ATGAAAGGAAAATTCGCACTGCTCATCCTCGTTTGTTTATCTCTGCCATTTTTCACAAAAGCTCAGGATAAACCAATAACTGTTGCCAAAGATGGAACCGGTGACTATCTGACCGTACAGGAAGCAATCAATGCAGTCCCCGATTTCAGGAAAGTCCCAACCACAATCTTGATCAGGAATGGAATATATCAAGAGAAATTAAACCTCTCTCCATCAAAAAAACTCGTAAAATTAGTAGGAGAGGATGTTTCAAAAACGATTCTTACCTACAACGATTATGCAGCAAAGAAGAATCGCTTCGGAGAAGAAATGGGAACTTCAGGATCTTCCAGTTTTTACATTTGCGGAGATGGATTTACTGCCTATAATATTACCTTTCAAAACACCTCCGGCCCGGTCGGTCAAGCCGTTGCCCTTTGGATATCGGGAGATCAGACCACCTTTTTCAATTGCAGGATAAAGGGTTTTCAAGATACACTTTATACCTTTGGCGCAGGAAACAGGCAATATTTCAAAAACTGTTACATTGAAGGAACAGTAGATTTTATTTTTGGTGCTGCTACTGCTTTATTTGAAGACTGTACAATTTTTTGTAAACAAGGTGCCCATTATATCACCGCATCTTCTGCTCCGGATACAATCACATATGGCTATGTGTTTTTAAATTGCAGGATCACCGGTGATGCTTTGGAGCGTACTGTTTATCTTGGCCGGCCATGGCGTCCATACAGTAAAACTGTTTATATTAACTGTACGCTGCCAAAACTGATCAAATCAGAAGGCTGGGACAATTGGCGTAAAGCAAGCAACGAAAAAACTGCATACTACGCAGAATATAAAAACACAGGTGAAGGTTTTAACCCGGAAAAGCGTGTTGCATGGTCACATCAGCTAAGTGATGATGAGGTTAAAAACTATACCACAGCTTTAATTTTTAAAGGGTGGAATCCGAAAACAACCCTGGCAGAAACCGGGAAATACATCAATTATGAGCACTAA
- a CDS encoding MFS transporter — protein sequence MATVPLRSIQGKWVMACTIMASAMAFIDATALNVILPSLQQHLKASGPDLFWVLNAYLLMLASLILIGGTLGDKLGRKKVFGIGIFIFILGSTACGFSSSATMLIIFRVIQGIGGALMIPGSLSLISSSIDEKERGKAIGTWSAATTLVTMGGPALGGALADAGLWRYIFFINVPIGIIVLFFLGTKVKEIKDEQDNNKVDFYGAIAIAFGLALLTFGFLRLPAVGFNHIQGYGSIGAGILLLFAFVFIERKSSHPMMPLGLFTNSIFTGTNLLTFFLYAGLGAGMLFISLNMVQVQGYTQLESGLTFLPFTIFMVINARFAGSLADKYGPRLFLITGPFLAGAGLLILSFIKQTNGPSDYWTTFLPGILVFGFGMSLTVAPLTAAVMSSVSDHFTGTASGINNAVSRIAGVFTNAVLGSMAVLLFSGALQQEIKALPFNAQQKQAIIAQTANLGNAKVPAGLTAIQQKTVTMAYHAGFITAYSKIMKISAGLGFLAALMALIFVQTPKKKALL from the coding sequence ATGGCAACAGTACCACTCCGAAGTATCCAGGGTAAATGGGTTATGGCTTGTACTATTATGGCTTCAGCAATGGCATTTATCGATGCTACGGCACTTAACGTAATCTTGCCTTCTTTACAACAGCATTTAAAGGCTTCAGGGCCGGATCTTTTTTGGGTATTAAATGCTTATTTGCTGATGTTGGCTTCTTTGATTTTGATCGGCGGTACATTGGGAGATAAACTGGGCCGGAAAAAAGTCTTTGGGATTGGGATTTTTATTTTCATTCTGGGTTCTACAGCTTGTGGGTTTTCTTCTAGTGCCACGATGCTCATCATTTTCAGAGTGATACAAGGTATTGGTGGTGCGCTAATGATACCGGGAAGTTTATCACTGATTTCTTCATCTATTGACGAAAAAGAAAGGGGAAAAGCTATCGGGACCTGGTCTGCCGCTACCACATTAGTGACTATGGGTGGGCCTGCTCTTGGTGGGGCACTGGCTGATGCGGGTTTATGGCGTTATATCTTTTTTATTAATGTGCCAATTGGAATCATAGTGCTTTTCTTTTTAGGGACAAAAGTAAAAGAGATTAAAGATGAACAGGATAATAATAAGGTGGATTTTTATGGTGCAATTGCGATAGCTTTTGGACTGGCATTGCTCACCTTTGGCTTTCTGCGCCTGCCGGCTGTAGGTTTTAACCATATTCAAGGATATGGTTCTATTGGTGCAGGTATTTTATTGCTGTTTGCCTTTGTCTTCATAGAGCGTAAAAGCAGCCACCCAATGATGCCACTGGGTTTGTTCACCAATTCGATTTTCACCGGAACAAATCTGCTTACTTTTTTCCTTTATGCCGGGCTTGGTGCTGGAATGTTATTTATTTCGTTGAATATGGTACAGGTTCAGGGCTACACGCAGCTTGAATCGGGTCTTACCTTTCTGCCGTTTACGATTTTCATGGTCATTAACGCCCGTTTTGCCGGCAGTCTGGCCGATAAATATGGGCCGCGGCTATTTCTGATTACAGGCCCTTTTCTAGCTGGTGCTGGTTTACTTATATTGTCTTTTATCAAACAGACAAATGGCCCTTCAGATTACTGGACTACCTTTTTACCCGGCATTCTTGTTTTCGGTTTTGGCATGTCTTTGACTGTTGCTCCACTTACCGCAGCGGTAATGAGTTCAGTTAGTGATCATTTTACAGGTACAGCTTCTGGTATTAATAATGCGGTATCAAGAATTGCAGGGGTTTTCACAAATGCAGTTCTGGGCTCAATGGCAGTGCTTTTATTTTCCGGAGCTTTACAGCAGGAAATTAAAGCATTACCATTTAATGCACAGCAAAAGCAAGCCATAATTGCCCAAACTGCAAATCTTGGAAATGCGAAGGTTCCAGCAGGATTAACAGCTATTCAGCAAAAGACAGTAACCATGGCTTACCATGCTGGTTTCATTACTGCTTATAGCAAAATAATGAAGATTTCTGCCGGTCTTGGTTTTCTAGCCGCGTTAATGGCATTGATCTTTGTTCAGACACCTAAGAAAAAAGCACTTTTATAG
- a CDS encoding SDR family NAD(P)-dependent oxidoreductase: protein MARIFITGSADGLGQLAANSLVAQGHQVVLHARNTARAKSALDNVPGAEQVLIADLSSIEETKKLAAEVNAIGQFDVIIHNAGVYQVAANLTFAVNTLAPYILTVLIHQPKRMIYLSSEMHMEGNPDLIDLAYAIDRTSYSDSKMQVLMLSKAVARKWPEVLSNAVDPGWVPTKMGGAAATDKLEEGFQTQVWLAVSDDKEAKVSGRYFHHQKETKYLAAADDMSIQEKLIAICEQLTGVSFS from the coding sequence ATGGCCAGAATATTTATTACCGGCTCAGCAGATGGGCTTGGACAACTTGCAGCAAACAGCTTGGTGGCACAAGGCCACCAGGTTGTTTTGCACGCACGCAATACAGCGCGGGCGAAATCGGCACTGGATAATGTACCTGGCGCTGAGCAAGTACTTATTGCAGATTTATCCAGTATCGAAGAAACGAAAAAGCTCGCTGCTGAAGTCAATGCAATAGGCCAGTTCGATGTTATTATTCATAATGCCGGCGTTTATCAGGTAGCAGCCAATTTGACTTTTGCTGTAAATACATTAGCGCCTTACATACTGACTGTTTTAATACATCAGCCAAAACGTATGATTTACCTCAGCTCTGAAATGCATATGGAGGGGAATCCTGACCTTATTGATTTAGCCTATGCTATTGACCGCACAAGTTATTCAGACTCTAAAATGCAGGTCTTAATGCTTTCCAAAGCTGTGGCGCGCAAATGGCCTGAAGTACTTTCTAATGCTGTTGATCCCGGTTGGGTTCCAACAAAAATGGGAGGAGCAGCAGCAACCGATAAGCTGGAAGAAGGTTTTCAAACCCAGGTGTGGCTTGCTGTCAGCGACGATAAAGAAGCTAAAGTAAGCGGTCGTTATTTTCATCATCAAAAGGAAACAAAGTATTTAGCAGCGGCTGATGATATGAGTATTCAGGAAAAACTGATTGCAATTTGTGAACAGCTTACCGGTGTATCATTTTCTTAA
- the msrA gene encoding peptide-methionine (S)-S-oxide reductase MsrA produces MNTEKAILAGGCFWGVEELIRHYPGVISTVVGYTGGDVPNATYRNHGTHAEGIEIVFDPSKLSYRGLLEYFFQIHDPTTRNRQGNDIGTSYRSAIFYTDDAQRETANALIAEMDASGIWPGEVITEVVPATDFWNAEEEHQDYLQKQPYGYTCHFERPDWKLS; encoded by the coding sequence ATGAATACTGAAAAAGCCATTCTTGCCGGCGGTTGTTTTTGGGGAGTGGAAGAACTTATCCGTCATTACCCAGGTGTTATTTCAACAGTTGTAGGCTATACTGGAGGGGATGTACCGAATGCAACTTACCGTAACCATGGAACACACGCCGAAGGCATAGAGATCGTATTTGATCCATCAAAATTATCATATCGCGGATTACTTGAGTATTTTTTCCAGATTCACGATCCAACAACACGCAACAGACAAGGTAACGATATCGGAACGTCTTATCGTTCTGCCATTTTTTATACAGATGACGCGCAACGTGAAACGGCGAATGCGTTAATCGCAGAGATGGATGCTTCCGGGATCTGGCCTGGAGAAGTCATAACCGAGGTTGTTCCGGCAACTGATTTCTGGAATGCCGAGGAGGAACATCAGGATTATTTACAAAAACAACCATATGGCTATACTTGTCACTTTGAAAGACCGGATTGGAAATTAAGTTAA
- a CDS encoding ATP-binding protein, whose product MSDVQLLDKNQLIEVLSQTKTATAIHIGEDALIQMANQAMLMIWDKDQSIIGKALEDALPELKGQPFPQLFKKVWLEGITISGTETAANLKVDGEIKTFYFDFEYRAIKNEFNQTICILHTATDVTDRVINRQLMEEYYSKEVALEREQALNEELASSNEELNAVNEELSQSQEELLALNETLERRVEARVKELTASENKYREISDELAAINEEMAASNEELVLTHEHLKNTFDELEDKEIALRLAIEAANFGTWHIHSESREFITSARLRELFGYDAAHEITIEEALGQITEEYRAYVAEKLENALHGNGDYDVSYPVIGFKDKKIRWLRAVGNLKADKSGEFSSFTGVVMDISLIKKDEQRKNDFIAMVSHELKTPLTSLNGYIQLLQRKAIVFQDNFVNSSLEMAAKQVKKMTGMINGFLNVSRLESGKIVLNLSHFSLTDLIGVVISESRLMEKSHNIDFQSCERTPVYADYDKIGNVIVNLLSNAIKYAPTAKNIEVTCTIINQRVQVSVRDHGIGIGTKDINKLFDRYYRVESDNQVSGFGIGLYLSAEIIARHNGTIWVESELGEGATFYFNLPLHNGNVEL is encoded by the coding sequence ATGAGCGACGTCCAACTATTAGATAAAAATCAATTAATTGAGGTTTTGAGTCAGACCAAAACCGCTACTGCTATTCATATTGGAGAAGATGCGCTGATCCAAATGGCAAACCAGGCTATGTTAATGATTTGGGATAAAGATCAATCTATTATAGGAAAGGCCCTGGAAGATGCACTTCCTGAACTCAAAGGACAGCCTTTCCCTCAGCTGTTCAAAAAAGTATGGTTGGAAGGAATAACCATCTCAGGAACAGAAACAGCCGCTAATCTTAAAGTAGATGGAGAAATCAAGACTTTTTATTTTGACTTTGAATACCGGGCGATAAAAAATGAATTCAACCAGACTATTTGCATTCTCCATACTGCGACTGACGTGACAGACCGGGTTATCAATCGCCAGTTAATGGAGGAATATTATAGCAAAGAGGTGGCACTTGAACGGGAACAGGCGCTCAACGAAGAGCTCGCTTCATCTAACGAAGAACTCAATGCGGTAAATGAGGAACTCTCTCAAAGTCAGGAGGAGCTGTTAGCTCTAAATGAAACTCTGGAAAGAAGGGTGGAAGCCAGGGTAAAAGAGCTCACTGCAAGTGAAAATAAGTACCGTGAAATTTCAGATGAACTTGCAGCGATCAATGAAGAAATGGCCGCTTCTAACGAGGAACTTGTTTTAACTCACGAACACTTAAAAAATACATTTGATGAACTGGAAGATAAAGAAATCGCTTTAAGATTAGCTATTGAGGCTGCGAATTTTGGAACTTGGCATATACACTCTGAAAGCAGAGAATTTATAACTTCAGCACGCTTGAGGGAATTATTTGGATATGACGCGGCTCATGAAATTACTATTGAAGAAGCACTTGGACAAATTACAGAAGAATATCGGGCATACGTTGCGGAAAAATTGGAAAATGCACTTCATGGTAATGGGGACTATGATGTTTCTTATCCTGTGATTGGATTTAAGGATAAAAAAATCCGCTGGCTTAGAGCAGTAGGTAATCTGAAGGCTGATAAATCCGGAGAATTTTCTTCTTTTACTGGAGTTGTCATGGATATCTCACTGATCAAAAAGGATGAGCAGCGTAAAAATGATTTTATAGCGATGGTTAGTCATGAATTAAAAACACCACTTACTTCCCTCAATGGATACATCCAGTTACTCCAGCGTAAGGCAATTGTATTTCAGGATAATTTTGTAAATAGTTCACTGGAAATGGCCGCTAAACAGGTTAAAAAAATGACTGGCATGATCAATGGATTTCTAAATGTATCCAGGTTAGAATCAGGAAAGATTGTGCTTAACCTGAGCCATTTTTCTTTAACAGATTTGATTGGCGTAGTCATATCGGAGAGCAGATTGATGGAGAAAAGCCATAATATTGATTTTCAAAGTTGTGAGCGTACCCCAGTATATGCTGATTATGATAAGATCGGAAATGTGATCGTTAATCTGTTGAGTAATGCAATTAAATATGCACCAACTGCTAAAAATATAGAGGTAACCTGTACTATCATCAATCAAAGGGTTCAGGTAAGTGTGAGAGATCACGGCATAGGGATTGGCACTAAAGATATTAATAAGCTATTTGACCGTTACTACCGGGTAGAAAGTGATAATCAGGTTTCTGGTTTTGGGATAGGATTGTACCTCAGCGCTGAGATTATTGCCCGCCATAACGGTACAATTTGGGTAGAAAGTGAGCTTGGTGAAGGTGCTACCTTTTATTTTAACTTACCATTACACAACGGAAATGTTGAATTGTAA
- a CDS encoding Dyp-type peroxidase → MPLQQFNTPGFADDLPADLKDKWGKLISSWIEKEGYAKQSPDSYREPAPTSETEKSDFLKNGSFLVFRRLKQDVATFNAYTKTMFQQLTDTPDFQGEDYETFLAKIVGRFKDGKPVLFGDQVVPPENYNNFNFNADTPAFRLHNGKQVASVKADQPGIKCPAFAHIRKVNPRDLPTDLGKETDSATFRIIRRGIPFGKPYDFDNLDNPVNETERGLLFLSYQTSIERQFERLTQKWMNEPSRPVAMGYDMLVGQNGEEDENGIKWCKFMNDNRKTKEVKSEKTFVIPTGGGYFLCPSVSALRELIG, encoded by the coding sequence ATGCCACTTCAACAATTTAACACACCGGGATTTGCTGATGATCTTCCAGCGGATCTCAAAGATAAGTGGGGAAAGCTTATTTCCTCATGGATAGAGAAGGAAGGTTATGCTAAACAATCTCCGGATAGTTACAGGGAGCCAGCACCAACCAGTGAAACTGAAAAGAGTGATTTTTTAAAGAATGGGTCATTTCTTGTTTTTAGAAGGTTGAAACAGGATGTTGCTACTTTTAATGCGTATACTAAAACAATGTTTCAGCAATTGACTGATACGCCAGATTTCCAGGGAGAGGATTATGAAACTTTTCTGGCTAAGATAGTAGGCCGGTTTAAAGATGGAAAGCCCGTCCTATTTGGAGATCAGGTTGTACCGCCGGAGAATTATAATAATTTCAATTTCAATGCGGATACACCTGCATTCCGGTTACACAATGGAAAACAAGTTGCCAGTGTAAAAGCGGATCAGCCGGGAATAAAGTGCCCGGCATTTGCACATATCCGTAAGGTTAATCCAAGAGATTTACCAACGGATCTTGGAAAAGAAACTGATAGTGCAACATTCAGAATTATACGCAGAGGTATTCCTTTTGGGAAACCTTATGATTTTGACAATCTGGATAACCCTGTAAATGAGACGGAAAGAGGCCTTTTGTTCTTGTCTTATCAAACGTCAATTGAGAGGCAGTTTGAGAGATTGACACAAAAATGGATGAATGAACCAAGCAGGCCTGTAGCTATGGGATATGATATGCTGGTTGGTCAAAATGGCGAGGAAGATGAAAATGGGATTAAGTGGTGTAAATTTATGAATGATAACAGGAAAACTAAGGAGGTGAAATCTGAAAAAACTTTTGTTATTCCAACCGGAGGAGGTTATTTCCTTTGTCCTTCGGTTTCAGCGCTCAGGGAGTTGATAGGCTGA
- a CDS encoding TerC family protein, producing the protein MDFLHTILGDDIQAGLLIILNLIVIESLLSVDNAAVLATMVMDLPKNQRDKALKYGIIGAYVFRGICLLLAAWLVTIWWLKPLGGLYLLYLAFDYFRKKNAKQEDGDDEIDKSKSWIYKSTVGLFGTFWATVALVEVMDLAFSIDNVFAAVAFTDHIWLIYIGVFIGILAMRFVAQAFVKLMEKFSFLETVAFIVIGVLGIKLTSSLFTHFYPELPISQLIEGEKTDLFVSIFTVAVFIIPVITSVMFNYPKKNIMEANAEQAEELLDKA; encoded by the coding sequence ATGGATTTTTTACACACTATTTTGGGCGACGACATTCAAGCCGGACTACTCATTATCTTGAATTTGATTGTTATAGAAAGTTTACTGTCAGTAGACAATGCAGCAGTATTGGCAACTATGGTCATGGATCTTCCAAAAAACCAAAGAGATAAAGCATTAAAGTATGGGATTATTGGTGCATATGTATTTCGTGGTATTTGTTTACTGCTGGCTGCATGGCTTGTTACGATTTGGTGGTTAAAGCCCCTGGGTGGGCTTTATCTATTATACCTCGCGTTCGATTACTTCAGAAAAAAGAATGCTAAACAAGAAGATGGTGACGACGAAATAGATAAAAGCAAAAGCTGGATATATAAATCTACCGTTGGTTTATTCGGGACTTTTTGGGCAACTGTTGCACTAGTAGAGGTAATGGATCTGGCGTTTTCAATAGATAATGTTTTTGCTGCTGTTGCATTTACTGACCATATATGGCTTATTTACATTGGTGTTTTCATTGGGATTCTTGCCATGCGATTTGTAGCACAAGCATTTGTGAAGCTGATGGAGAAATTTAGTTTTCTGGAAACGGTTGCATTTATTGTAATTGGTGTGCTGGGAATTAAACTGACCTCTTCTTTATTTACTCATTTTTATCCGGAATTACCTATCTCTCAATTAATAGAAGGGGAAAAGACAGATTTATTTGTTTCGATTTTCACCGTAGCTGTATTTATTATTCCTGTAATTACTTCAGTTATGTTTAATTATCCAAAAAAGAACATCATGGAAGCAAATGCTGAACAAGCAGAAGAGCTATTGGACAAAGCGTAA
- a CDS encoding OmpA family protein: MAFDLNKNEGTAAKDPAQKAKGSSKFDLSKKETAETVVTVDSSKSKTWIIGLIGILIIGSGTWYYSSKTKIEKTIHNASTQAVQSDLVATVKTETQPKIQADVVASDTAVATSTTNQIKSTVENGVGDKNTVNLNHKIPVSFGQGSSKFTRINQTLVKKIISYLSENPTTSIQINGYASSEGALAVNQTISQARADAFKKLLVSNNIAENRIVATGKGIENPIASNDSNIGRKKNRRVEITLP, encoded by the coding sequence ATGGCATTTGATTTAAATAAAAATGAGGGTACTGCTGCTAAGGATCCAGCTCAGAAAGCTAAAGGCTCATCTAAATTTGACCTTTCAAAAAAAGAGACAGCAGAAACTGTTGTAACAGTAGATTCTTCAAAATCTAAAACATGGATAATTGGATTGATTGGGATTCTGATAATCGGCAGTGGGACCTGGTACTATTCCTCAAAGACAAAAATAGAAAAAACAATACACAACGCATCAACTCAAGCTGTTCAATCAGATTTGGTTGCGACAGTTAAAACTGAAACTCAACCAAAAATACAAGCTGATGTTGTCGCTTCGGATACTGCCGTTGCTACTTCCACAACCAATCAAATTAAGTCAACTGTTGAAAATGGGGTTGGAGATAAGAATACGGTTAATTTGAATCATAAAATCCCTGTATCCTTTGGTCAGGGCTCTTCCAAATTTACAAGGATAAACCAGACATTAGTTAAGAAAATTATTTCTTATTTGTCAGAAAATCCCACTACATCGATACAAATAAACGGATACGCAAGTAGTGAAGGTGCTTTAGCCGTTAATCAAACCATCTCTCAGGCAAGAGCAGATGCATTCAAAAAGCTCCTGGTCTCAAATAACATTGCTGAAAACAGGATAGTTGCCACAGGGAAAGGAATTGAAAACCCAATTGCATCAAATGATAGTAATATTGGCAGAAAAAAGAATAGAAGAGTTGAAATTACGCTTCCGTAA
- a CDS encoding TerD family protein — MSSFNLSKGDRFSLSKAAPGLSIVKIGMGWNPNEEQGGPEFDLDVSAFSIGSDFKIPSDSYFTFYGQLRMGNKIEDKIEKGLFRPLTEDGAIIGAIDDPDGTRSNGDDDEDMFIDLTKVSHKIEQIIICCTICKYPHDNKKDHRTLALNFGQVNECYIRIVDESSGSEILRYDLKDQYINEDALEFGRLFRVGDTWEFEAMGRAHTGSLQTLVDMYT; from the coding sequence ATGAGCAGTTTTAATTTAAGTAAGGGAGATCGATTTTCCCTTTCCAAGGCAGCGCCTGGACTATCAATCGTAAAAATCGGAATGGGATGGAATCCTAATGAAGAACAGGGAGGGCCAGAATTTGACCTCGATGTATCTGCATTTTCAATTGGGAGTGATTTTAAGATCCCTTCTGATTCTTATTTTACCTTTTATGGTCAACTCCGTATGGGTAATAAAATTGAAGATAAAATAGAAAAAGGCCTATTCAGACCTTTAACTGAAGATGGAGCCATTATAGGGGCAATTGATGATCCGGATGGAACCAGAAGCAATGGAGATGATGATGAAGATATGTTCATTGATTTAACGAAAGTCAGTCACAAGATTGAGCAAATTATTATATGTTGTACGATTTGTAAATACCCTCACGACAACAAAAAAGACCACAGAACATTGGCGCTAAACTTTGGGCAAGTCAATGAATGCTATATCCGTATCGTTGATGAAAGTAGTGGCAGTGAGATTCTTCGTTATGATTTAAAAGATCAGTACATCAATGAAGACGCGCTGGAATTTGGCAGGTTGTTCCGTGTTGGTGATACCTGGGAATTTGAAGCCATGGGCAGAGCGCATACAGGCAGCTTACAAACATTAGTAGACATGTACACCTAA